The Mycoplasma sp. 1654_15 genome contains a region encoding:
- a CDS encoding ROK family protein, protein MKKFNFATIDIGGTNTRFALFENDKIVKKIRFKTDVNNYKKVLDKILDLVKQYNINAIALCIPGPADYKKGIILSSPNLVGWNGINIKEYLLNNSKLEYAIFENDANAMALANHTHFKNNKKGVTQFYTISTGFGAGLVINNKIFHGANGFAQEIAHIPTSKTFHKKHHLNNYAAELFASGTGMSLRAQDKNLEHIDAKNIIAKYEEHEDYKQIVDDCIDTIARTISTTIGILNPNLMVFGGSVAEHNYWIIEKAIKKAKHWTNPDQWKSVEFKKDAFGDDSALFGLYYLILDKTKK, encoded by the coding sequence ATGAAAAAATTTAATTTTGCAACAATTGATATTGGAGGAACTAATACTCGTTTTGCTCTTTTTGAAAATGACAAAATTGTAAAAAAAATTAGATTCAAAACAGATGTTAATAATTACAAAAAAGTATTGGATAAAATTCTTGATTTAGTAAAACAATACAATATAAATGCAATTGCGCTTTGTATTCCTGGGCCTGCAGATTACAAAAAAGGTATTATTCTTTCTTCACCTAATTTAGTTGGTTGAAACGGAATTAATATAAAAGAATACTTGCTAAATAATTCCAAATTAGAATATGCTATTTTCGAAAACGATGCAAACGCGATGGCTTTGGCAAACCACACTCACTTTAAAAACAACAAAAAAGGTGTTACCCAGTTTTATACTATCTCCACTGGCTTTGGCGCAGGGTTAGTAATTAACAATAAAATTTTTCACGGAGCAAACGGTTTTGCTCAAGAAATTGCTCATATTCCTACATCAAAAACTTTTCATAAAAAACATCATTTAAATAATTATGCAGCCGAATTATTTGCATCAGGCACAGGAATGTCTTTAAGAGCTCAAGATAAAAATCTAGAACACATTGATGCTAAAAATATCATAGCAAAATATGAAGAACATGAAGATTACAAACAAATCGTAGATGATTGCATTGACACAATTGCAAGAACTATCTCAACTACAATAGGAATACTAAATCCTAACTTAATGGTCTTTGGTGGTTCTGTTGCTGAGCATAATTATTGAATAATCGAAAAAGCTATTAAAAAAGCAAAACATTGAACAAATCCAGATCAATGAAAAAGTGTAGAATTTAAAAAAGATGCATTTGGAGATGATTCAGCTTTATTTGGTTTATATTATTTAATACTTGACAAAACAAAAAAATAA
- a CDS encoding sugar ABC transporter permease, which translates to MKFNFFNEMKNAFSFLKLDLVSKFISKQLETTKKSWNYFLKNHKYGYYVDNGLHHLKKFSMLYIFLIIFCIFLGITNGTLLQPNTFTLLFQNNSYIIILAMGMLLVILSGNIDLSVGTLVGLLGLFSVTIYNNTGQSIWLTFILTTIIGAAIGLIQGFLVGYGNIPAFIVTLGGFLAFKGAQLLYSNGGTLSPIGGGSSTYITGTIRGIPDIQVGTVWIFSLILPIIFGAIIVSLRVWGYFSKQKFGIRTQNIFIFAAIQTIIFLLFLACGIIFGLGSNPMRYFVLYIGIALALFTFLTQNTSFGRAVYAIGGNRKAAKLSGVNVKRTTMIIFIIIGALAGFASIVYTATFSSATSSRGDDLALDVISVVFTGGASVYGGIGSVSGTILGTSIIGVINQGLLVLNVQESQKNIIKGLILVSVVGWDVLSNKKNN; encoded by the coding sequence ATGAAATTTAATTTTTTTAATGAGATGAAAAATGCTTTTTCATTTCTAAAGTTAGATTTAGTTTCAAAATTTATTAGTAAACAGTTGGAAACAACTAAAAAGTCTTGAAATTACTTTCTAAAAAACCATAAATACGGTTATTACGTAGATAATGGATTACATCATTTGAAAAAATTTTCAATGTTGTATATTTTCTTAATTATTTTTTGTATCTTTTTAGGTATAACAAATGGTACTTTACTACAACCAAATACATTTACACTTTTATTCCAAAATAATTCATATATTATAATTTTGGCAATGGGAATGCTTTTGGTCATTCTTAGTGGAAATATTGATTTATCAGTCGGTACGCTAGTAGGATTGCTGGGTCTATTTTCTGTTACTATATATAATAATACAGGGCAAAGTATTTGACTGACTTTTATATTAACTACAATAATCGGTGCAGCTATTGGATTAATTCAAGGATTTTTAGTAGGTTATGGAAATATTCCTGCATTTATTGTAACACTAGGAGGTTTTTTAGCTTTTAAAGGAGCTCAACTTCTTTATTCAAATGGTGGAACATTAAGTCCTATTGGAGGTGGTTCATCTACTTATATTACAGGAACTATTCGAGGAATTCCTGACATTCAAGTAGGAACTGTTTGAATTTTTTCCTTAATATTACCGATAATTTTTGGAGCTATCATAGTTTCTTTAAGGGTTTGAGGTTATTTTTCAAAACAAAAATTTGGAATCAGAACACAAAATATCTTTATTTTTGCCGCAATTCAAACTATTATATTCTTACTTTTTCTAGCTTGTGGAATTATTTTTGGACTAGGTTCTAACCCAATGAGATACTTTGTTTTATACATAGGAATTGCTTTAGCTTTATTTACTTTCTTAACTCAAAATACTTCATTTGGTAGAGCAGTTTATGCAATAGGTGGAAACAGAAAAGCAGCTAAATTATCTGGAGTTAATGTTAAAAGAACAACAATGATTATTTTTATTATCATCGGTGCTCTTGCAGGATTTGCTTCAATAGTTTATACAGCTACTTTCTCATCAGCTACTTCATCTAGAGGAGATGATTTAGCACTCGATGTTATCTCGGTTGTATTTACTGGTGGAGCATCAGTATATGGTGGAATTGGATCAGTAAGTGGAACTATTTTAGGAACATCAATTATTGGTGTTATAAATCAAGGGCTTTTAGTTTTAAACGTTCAAGAATCACAAAAAAATATTATCAAAGGTTTAATTTTAGTTAGTGTTGTTGGATGAGATGTTCTCTCTAATAAGAAAAATAACTAA
- a CDS encoding sugar ABC transporter ATP-binding protein: MEKSNILSLKNIRKVYGPVVALSDVSFTVPKGEVTSLVGENGAGKSTLLKILSGVIPYGQYEGSLIYEDKVMSFHNTKASENVGIAIIHQELSISPFLSICENMYIGSYPTKFGKVDWNKMISECQKYLKMVGLEEDPTTIAGTISVAKQQMIEIAKALSKNAKLLILDEPTSSLNDEDAFRLLDIMKNLKKQGITSIFVSHKLNEVKYVADNIVVIRDGKFISQYNKNEEKIDENRLIQDIVGRPLTSKFPAKDPNRKFGDVIFEIKDMVIPHATIANYDVVKNASLDVRQGEIVGISGLVGSGRTELMLSIFGQYYNKPSSGEVFYKGKPVKFKNTKQAIQSGIMYASEDRKNVGLIQIFSIQNNITSAALHLFSKWGILNNNKEIINAQKQKSEVNIKTKNLLNNVDSLSGGNQQKVVIAKALSTEFDLLIIDEPTKGIDVGSKFEIYKILLDLSSKGKTIIVISSEIEELLGITDRIFVMSQGVIKGQILTSEATQEKIMQLSIGGVK, encoded by the coding sequence TTGGAAAAATCAAATATTCTATCCCTCAAAAACATAAGAAAGGTTTACGGACCAGTTGTTGCTTTGTCTGATGTTTCTTTTACAGTTCCAAAAGGAGAAGTTACTAGTTTAGTAGGTGAAAATGGTGCTGGAAAATCAACACTTTTAAAAATTTTATCTGGTGTAATTCCTTATGGGCAATATGAAGGAAGTTTGATTTATGAAGACAAAGTTATGTCTTTTCATAATACAAAAGCTTCAGAAAATGTAGGAATTGCAATTATCCACCAAGAACTTTCTATTTCACCATTTTTATCTATTTGTGAAAATATGTACATAGGTTCATATCCAACCAAATTTGGAAAAGTGGATTGAAATAAAATGATTTCTGAGTGCCAAAAATATTTAAAAATGGTAGGTCTGGAAGAAGATCCTACAACCATTGCAGGAACAATTTCAGTAGCAAAACAACAAATGATTGAAATTGCAAAAGCCCTATCTAAAAATGCAAAATTACTAATTTTAGATGAACCAACTTCTTCACTCAATGATGAAGATGCATTTAGGCTACTTGATATTATGAAGAACCTAAAAAAACAAGGAATTACTTCAATTTTTGTTTCTCATAAATTAAACGAAGTAAAATATGTAGCTGACAACATTGTTGTTATTAGAGACGGAAAGTTTATTTCACAATATAACAAAAATGAAGAAAAAATCGATGAAAACAGACTAATTCAAGACATTGTTGGTCGTCCACTAACTTCAAAATTCCCTGCAAAAGATCCAAACAGAAAATTTGGAGATGTAATTTTTGAAATCAAAGATATGGTAATTCCTCATGCAACCATTGCCAACTATGATGTTGTTAAAAATGCTTCATTAGATGTTAGACAAGGTGAAATCGTTGGAATCTCAGGTCTTGTAGGTTCAGGTCGTACTGAATTAATGCTTTCTATTTTTGGGCAATATTATAACAAGCCTTCAAGTGGTGAAGTATTTTATAAAGGAAAACCAGTAAAATTTAAAAATACAAAACAAGCAATTCAATCAGGTATTATGTATGCTTCAGAAGATAGAAAAAATGTAGGTTTAATTCAAATTTTTTCTATTCAAAATAACATAACGTCCGCTGCTTTACACTTGTTTTCAAAATGGGGTATATTAAACAATAATAAAGAAATTATTAATGCTCAAAAACAAAAATCCGAAGTAAATATTAAAACTAAAAACTTATTAAACAACGTTGACTCTCTTTCAGGAGGAAATCAACAAAAAGTTGTAATTGCAAAAGCTTTAAGTACTGAATTTGATTTACTTATCATCGATGAACCAACCAAGGGAATTGATGTTGGATCAAAATTCGAAATTTACAAAATTCTTCTAGATTTATCGTCTAAAGGTAAGACAATTATTGTTATTTCTTCAGAAATTGAAGAACTTTTAGGAATTACTGATAGAATTTTTGTTATGTCTCAAGGTGTTATTAAAGGTCAAATTTTAACATCTGAAGCAACACAAGAAAAAATTATGCAACTAAGTATAGGAGGTGTTAAATAA
- the p46 gene encoding surface antigen P46 has translation MKKFITKKFLYLTTLSTASFAAFAAFVACGNTDTAGSASTKTHAVTNESIRIALTDPDNPRWINAQKEIINYIDLTDGATSNITKNQETQNNWLIQQANLNPAPKGFIIAPENGGGVGTAVDSIAEKGIPVVAYDRLITGSTKYDWYVSYDNERVGELQGLALAAGLLGKTDGSFKDIEEMKTYLTAHMPTEVISFYAVAGSQDDNNSQYFYNGAMKVLKELMTASNGKVIDLSPAGNGVYVPGWNYGTAGQRIEQFLTTNKASSGVNKLNAVDGKPASTLKGFLAPNDGMAEAAITKLEATGFDPKTIFITGQDYNDISKPFIREDKQNMTIYKPDAILGKVAVEILRTLITKKAANATATQEDIENALKTNNNTKDIKFKYDNTTYKAGTKQIQAILVDPVVVTKANVDNPLPTTAPTPGANGTQATVSASVATQQ, from the coding sequence ATGAAAAAATTTATAACTAAAAAATTTTTATATTTAACTACTTTATCAACAGCTTCATTTGCTGCTTTTGCTGCATTTGTAGCTTGTGGAAACACTGATACAGCAGGTTCTGCATCAACAAAAACACATGCTGTTACTAATGAGTCTATTAGAATTGCATTAACAGATCCAGATAATCCAAGATGAATTAATGCTCAAAAAGAAATTATTAATTACATAGACTTAACAGATGGTGCAACTTCAAATATCACCAAAAACCAAGAAACTCAAAATAACTGATTAATTCAACAGGCTAATTTAAATCCAGCTCCAAAAGGATTTATTATTGCTCCTGAAAATGGAGGAGGTGTCGGAACAGCAGTAGACAGTATTGCCGAAAAAGGAATTCCTGTTGTTGCTTACGATAGACTAATTACAGGTTCAACAAAATATGATTGATATGTTTCATATGATAATGAAAGAGTTGGTGAACTCCAAGGTCTTGCGCTTGCAGCAGGATTATTGGGAAAAACTGATGGAAGCTTTAAAGATATAGAAGAAATGAAAACTTATTTAACAGCTCATATGCCAACTGAAGTTATTTCATTTTACGCAGTAGCTGGTTCACAAGATGATAATAACTCTCAATACTTTTACAATGGTGCTATGAAAGTTCTAAAGGAATTAATGACAGCATCTAATGGTAAAGTTATAGACTTAAGTCCTGCAGGCAATGGAGTTTATGTTCCAGGATGAAATTACGGAACTGCTGGTCAAAGAATAGAGCAGTTTTTAACTACAAACAAAGCATCATCTGGTGTCAATAAATTGAACGCAGTTGATGGCAAACCAGCATCTACATTAAAAGGATTTTTAGCTCCTAATGATGGAATGGCAGAAGCAGCTATTACTAAATTAGAAGCAACTGGTTTTGATCCAAAAACTATTTTTATAACAGGTCAAGATTATAATGATATAAGTAAACCTTTCATTAGAGAAGATAAACAAAATATGACCATTTACAAACCAGATGCAATTTTAGGTAAAGTAGCTGTTGAAATTTTAAGAACTTTAATAACTAAAAAAGCAGCTAATGCAACTGCAACTCAAGAAGATATAGAAAATGCTTTAAAAACTAACAACAATACTAAAGACATTAAATTTAAATACGACAACACAACATATAAAGCAGGTACAAAACAAATTCAAGCTATTTTAGTAGATCCAGTTGTAGTTACTAAAGCCAATGTTGATAATCCTTTACCAACAACAGCGCCAACACCAGGAGCAAATGGTACACAAGCAACAGTATCTGCATCAGTAGCAACACAACAATAA
- the glyA gene encoding serine hydroxymethyltransferase: MKKLRLNDKELQKAINNELIRQQEHIELIASENFVSEDVLQATGSVLTNKYGEGYPGKRYYGGCENIDVVENLAIERAKKLFGVKYVNVQPYSGSVANAAAFASLINQGDRVMGLTLSSGGHLTHGYKISFSGIFYEAHPYVLDENDLLDYDAIEELAMKIKPKLIITGYSAYSRIIDFARFRQIADKVGAYLLADIAHIAGLVATGLHPSPVGHAHIITTTTHKTLRSARGGMIMTDDEEISKKINRFVFPGYQGGPLFHAIAGKAAGFYEALQPWFKKYTKQIIKNAQAFANYFISQNVKVVSNGTDNHLFILDVKSSYNLTGKDAEQLLSKVNITTNKNTIPNDSLSPFITSGIRFGTPAMTSRGLKEKDFIKLGKWIHNLLSNPEDLKLQQKIKSEISEFIKKFPLKKSYWPEDNE; this comes from the coding sequence ATGAAAAAATTAAGACTAAATGACAAAGAATTACAAAAAGCTATAAATAACGAATTAATAAGACAACAAGAGCACATAGAATTAATAGCATCAGAAAATTTTGTTTCAGAAGATGTATTGCAAGCTACTGGATCCGTTTTAACAAATAAATATGGAGAAGGATATCCTGGTAAAAGATATTATGGAGGTTGCGAAAACATTGATGTAGTAGAAAACCTTGCTATTGAAAGAGCAAAAAAACTTTTTGGTGTTAAATATGTAAATGTTCAACCATATTCAGGTTCAGTCGCGAATGCTGCGGCGTTTGCTTCATTAATTAACCAGGGAGACAGAGTTATGGGACTTACTTTATCATCAGGAGGACATTTAACTCATGGTTATAAAATAAGTTTTAGTGGAATTTTTTATGAAGCTCACCCTTATGTTTTAGATGAAAATGACTTATTAGATTATGATGCAATTGAAGAATTAGCTATGAAAATCAAGCCTAAATTAATCATTACTGGTTATTCAGCATATTCTAGAATAATTGATTTTGCTAGATTTAGACAAATAGCAGATAAAGTTGGTGCATATTTATTAGCAGATATTGCACACATTGCAGGTTTGGTGGCTACAGGTTTACATCCTTCTCCAGTAGGTCATGCCCACATTATTACTACCACAACACACAAGACTTTAAGATCTGCACGTGGAGGAATGATTATGACTGATGATGAAGAAATTAGCAAGAAAATAAACAGATTTGTTTTCCCAGGTTATCAAGGTGGTCCTTTATTTCATGCAATCGCTGGAAAAGCAGCTGGTTTTTATGAAGCTTTACAACCTTGATTTAAAAAATATACAAAACAAATAATTAAAAATGCTCAAGCTTTTGCAAATTATTTTATTTCACAAAATGTAAAAGTAGTTTCTAATGGAACAGATAATCATCTATTTATACTTGATGTAAAATCCTCTTATAATCTAACCGGAAAAGATGCTGAACAATTGCTATCAAAAGTAAATATCACAACAAATAAAAACACAATTCCTAACGATAGTCTCAGCCCATTTATTACTTCAGGAATTCGTTTTGGTACCCCAGCTATGACTTCGAGAGGCTTAAAAGAAAAAGACTTTATTAAATTAGGAAAATGAATTCATAATTTATTATCTAATCCAGAAGATTTAAAATTACAACAAAAAATAAAATCAGAAATTAGTGAATTTATTAAAAAATTCCCACTTAAAAAATCTTACTGACCAGAAGATAATGAATAA
- the rpsO gene encoding 30S ribosomal protein S15 yields MISKEKKKELVLKFGGSEKNTGDTRVQIAILTEDIESLKKHFAVNKKDKHSMRGFIAKVNQRKRLLAYLKEKDFNSYKETIEALNIRK; encoded by the coding sequence ATGATTTCAAAAGAAAAGAAAAAAGAACTAGTTTTAAAATTTGGTGGTTCAGAAAAAAATACTGGTGATACTAGAGTTCAAATAGCAATACTAACCGAAGATATTGAATCTTTAAAAAAACACTTTGCTGTTAATAAAAAAGATAAACATTCAATGCGTGGTTTTATTGCTAAAGTTAACCAAAGAAAAAGACTACTCGCTTATCTAAAAGAAAAAGACTTTAATTCTTATAAAGAAACAATTGAAGCTTTAAACATAAGAAAATAA
- the tpiA gene encoding triose-phosphate isomerase, which translates to MSKTVIIGNWKMNKTLSETKEFFTEFNSLYTNNKNKIISNLDFAVAVPFINTTAFELNKTELQLAVQNISQFEKGAYTGEISAQMLLEQKVKYAIVGHSERRQYFKETDQDVNAKTHQAIKNNIIPVVCVGETLEEYEKNQTNQVIEHQLKHSLQNVDLSKVIIAYEPIWAIGTGKTATPEQAQKVCKFIKEKTDKNTLILYGGSVNPENIEQLLNQSDIDGALVGGASLKADSFIKLLTLNK; encoded by the coding sequence ATGAGTAAAACAGTAATTATTGGTAATTGAAAAATGAATAAAACATTATCAGAAACCAAAGAATTTTTTACAGAATTTAATAGTTTATATACAAATAATAAAAATAAAATTATTTCTAATTTAGATTTTGCTGTTGCTGTGCCATTTATTAACACAACTGCCTTTGAATTAAATAAAACTGAATTACAACTTGCAGTGCAAAACATCTCACAATTTGAAAAAGGTGCTTATACAGGTGAAATTTCAGCACAAATGCTTTTAGAACAAAAAGTTAAGTATGCAATAGTAGGACATTCAGAAAGAAGACAATATTTTAAAGAAACAGATCAAGACGTAAACGCAAAGACTCATCAAGCTATTAAAAATAACATTATTCCAGTAGTTTGTGTTGGAGAAACATTAGAAGAATACGAAAAAAATCAAACTAATCAAGTTATAGAACATCAATTAAAACATTCATTACAAAATGTAGATTTATCCAAAGTTATAATAGCATATGAGCCAATTTGAGCTATAGGAACAGGAAAAACTGCAACTCCAGAACAAGCACAAAAAGTATGTAAATTTATAAAGGAAAAAACCGATAAAAATACATTAATACTATATGGTGGTTCAGTAAATCCAGAAAATATAGAGCAGTTATTAAATCAGTCTGACATCGATGGAGCTTTAGTCGGAGGAGCATCTTTAAAAGCTGATTCATTTATTAAATTATTAACTTTAAATAAATAA
- the pgmB gene encoding beta-phosphoglucomutase, translated as MIKGFIFDLDGVITDTAELHFIAWQKIVKQLGIDYTKEDNEKLKGLPRIDTLKAIINLKKSDLKLSDEEMLKICEQKNELYKQLLDTEITKDSLLDNIFSFISKAKQANLKLAIASSSYNAPTILKKLEIIDFFDFIVNPANVKQGKPAGDIFTQAAKGLGLDVSECIGFEDAPAGVLAIKNANMKAVAITIEDNEVFSKADLVVSSTSELDFDNIISKFS; from the coding sequence ATGATTAAAGGTTTTATTTTTGATTTAGATGGAGTAATCACTGACACTGCGGAATTACATTTTATTGCATGGCAAAAAATTGTTAAGCAATTAGGTATTGATTATACAAAAGAAGATAATGAAAAATTAAAGGGATTACCAAGAATTGATACACTAAAAGCTATTATCAATCTTAAAAAATCAGATTTAAAACTTTCTGATGAAGAAATGTTAAAAATTTGTGAACAAAAAAATGAACTTTATAAACAATTATTAGACACCGAAATTACTAAAGATTCTTTGTTGGACAATATTTTTAGCTTCATTTCTAAAGCAAAACAAGCAAACTTAAAACTTGCAATAGCTTCTAGTAGTTACAATGCTCCTACTATTTTAAAAAAATTAGAAATTATTGATTTTTTTGATTTTATAGTAAATCCTGCGAATGTAAAACAAGGAAAACCAGCAGGTGATATTTTTACTCAAGCAGCTAAAGGTTTAGGTTTAGATGTTTCAGAGTGTATTGGTTTTGAAGATGCACCAGCTGGAGTATTAGCAATAAAAAATGCAAATATGAAGGCTGTTGCAATTACAATAGAAGATAATGAAGTATTTTCAAAAGCTGATTTGGTAGTTTCTTCTACAAGTGAATTAGATTTTGATAATATAATTTCCAAGTTTTCTTAA
- a CDS encoding glycoside hydrolase family 65 protein: protein MSYLKYDLKKKSISQIKFNKSVTAKTESIFTLANGHMGIRSADEERMSYNKEGFYVNGIFNQDTKEDVPELVNLADLMTTPIIINSNEFEVKARDKYKKTLWIRDGVLERNVEIKRDWGKFLIHFERFVSRDDRYVYGQKIQIKVEQTPDDQEVEIVLKPAINAQVTNTGTQHFGEGHKTRPTSESLQMEQKTTFSNRWVIHNLISKVYLNGKQIKGGTDDYIVEIQRRYLGFKIKLKVKPGDVIVLEKLMSVHSSVDHKHNILKKEEVKQRANEKHEQLLKTSYDALKQASIEKMHSRVWNQFFVQIEGKDEQSKYDLLALDFGIFHLNGFVPRHSTNMNVGAKGLSGEGYQGHTYWDTEFFINPIYLFNEPKIVKNLLTYRYKGIKGARNKAKEIKEREQESNLEGAQFPWEMAWPTDGEVCPYWGQVDVVSGQQVPIASRRQEIHVSADIAYAVNQYYQITKDEDFMDKMGYEMIIDTAIFYSNRAELQTDGSFAILDVMGPNEYKGNIDNNAYINMLAKQNIDLALKYINFLKKNKVKIWEKIKKKIPYQINEKKLKLVSKNLIQQLPNKDLIIAENDQFLKLNKLDVRPFQMLGDAGKKLFSTKEGHRLLSSQLVKQADVVLLLNLLPHLYNEEIRRKNFNYYEEITTHDSSLSPATYAIEAARLKMIDKAYKIFKYGINIDLGPKMHTSNAGIHAGSLAAIYQMIVFGFGGLDWHNDKLYLDPILPSAWDKLVYRFLYQNSLFEVSINKEKFSIKNISEKEFEGFMYIHNQPVSITKEEKIFEVKYD from the coding sequence ATGTCTTATTTAAAATATGATTTAAAGAAAAAATCAATTTCTCAAATCAAATTCAACAAATCAGTAACTGCTAAAACAGAGTCTATTTTTACTTTAGCTAATGGACACATGGGAATAAGAAGTGCTGATGAAGAAAGAATGTCATATAACAAAGAAGGATTCTATGTAAATGGGATTTTTAACCAAGATACTAAAGAAGATGTTCCAGAATTAGTAAATCTTGCTGATTTAATGACAACTCCAATCATAATTAATTCCAATGAATTTGAAGTTAAAGCAAGAGATAAGTACAAAAAAACTCTTTGAATTAGAGACGGTGTTTTAGAAAGAAACGTAGAAATAAAAAGAGATTGAGGGAAATTTTTAATACATTTTGAACGATTTGTTTCTAGAGATGATAGATATGTTTATGGACAAAAAATTCAAATAAAAGTTGAACAAACTCCTGATGATCAAGAAGTAGAAATTGTTTTAAAACCAGCTATAAATGCACAAGTAACCAATACAGGAACACAACACTTTGGAGAAGGTCATAAAACAAGACCAACTTCAGAATCATTGCAAATGGAACAAAAAACAACTTTTTCAAATCGTTGAGTCATTCACAATTTAATTTCAAAAGTTTATCTAAATGGAAAACAAATCAAAGGTGGAACAGACGATTATATAGTAGAAATTCAACGCCGTTATTTAGGTTTTAAAATAAAGCTAAAAGTAAAACCAGGTGATGTTATTGTTTTAGAAAAATTAATGTCTGTTCATAGTTCTGTAGATCACAAACATAATATTTTAAAAAAAGAAGAAGTAAAACAAAGAGCTAATGAAAAACATGAACAACTTCTTAAAACAAGTTATGACGCACTAAAACAAGCTTCAATAGAAAAAATGCATTCAAGAGTTTGAAATCAATTTTTTGTTCAAATTGAAGGAAAAGATGAACAAAGTAAATACGATTTACTAGCTTTAGATTTTGGTATTTTTCACTTAAATGGTTTTGTTCCTAGACATTCTACAAATATGAATGTTGGAGCAAAAGGTCTTTCTGGTGAAGGATATCAAGGACACACTTACTGAGACACAGAATTTTTTATTAATCCTATTTATCTTTTTAATGAACCTAAAATAGTAAAAAATCTTCTTACTTATAGATATAAAGGGATAAAAGGAGCAAGAAATAAAGCAAAAGAAATAAAAGAAAGAGAACAAGAAAGCAACTTAGAAGGGGCACAATTTCCTTGAGAAATGGCTTGACCAACTGATGGAGAAGTATGTCCATATTGAGGTCAAGTTGATGTAGTTAGTGGACAACAAGTTCCAATCGCTTCCAGAAGACAAGAAATTCACGTTTCAGCTGATATTGCTTATGCTGTAAATCAGTATTACCAAATCACAAAAGATGAAGACTTTATGGATAAAATGGGTTATGAAATGATCATAGATACAGCTATTTTTTATTCAAATCGTGCTGAATTACAAACAGATGGTTCTTTTGCAATCTTAGATGTTATGGGACCAAATGAGTACAAAGGTAACATTGATAACAATGCTTATATTAATATGCTCGCAAAACAAAATATAGATCTTGCACTAAAATATATTAATTTTTTAAAGAAAAATAAAGTAAAAATTTGGGAAAAAATCAAGAAAAAAATTCCTTATCAAATTAATGAAAAAAAATTAAAATTAGTTTCTAAAAACTTAATTCAACAACTTCCAAATAAAGATCTAATTATTGCTGAAAATGATCAATTTTTAAAACTAAACAAACTCGATGTTAGACCATTCCAAATGCTTGGTGACGCAGGAAAAAAATTATTTAGTACAAAAGAAGGACATAGACTTTTATCTTCTCAATTAGTAAAACAAGCTGATGTTGTTTTGTTGTTAAATCTACTTCCACACCTTTATAATGAAGAAATAAGAAGAAAAAATTTTAATTATTATGAAGAAATAACCACCCATGATTCTTCACTTTCGCCAGCTACTTATGCAATAGAAGCTGCCAGATTAAAAATGATTGATAAAGCTTATAAAATTTTTAAATACGGAATTAATATAGATCTAGGTCCAAAAATGCACACTTCAAATGCAGGAATTCACGCAGGGTCTTTAGCTGCAATTTACCAAATGATAGTTTTTGGTTTTGGAGGACTAGATTGACATAATGACAAACTTTATTTAGATCCTATTTTACCTTCTGCTTGAGATAAATTAGTTTATAGATTTTTATATCAAAATTCATTATTTGAAGTAAGTATCAATAAAGAGAAATTTTCAATAAAAAATATTTCTGAGAAGGAATTTGAAGGTTTTATGTATATTCATAATCAACCCGTTTCTATAACAAAAGAAGAGAAAATTTTTGAGGTTAAATATGATTAA